The following are from one region of the Coffea eugenioides isolate CCC68of chromosome 2, Ceug_1.0, whole genome shotgun sequence genome:
- the LOC113762179 gene encoding CASP-like protein 4C2, with protein MIMRSPQRQPQPLPEDRLRNGGIETPSPRPRIQTHFHSTVSEQKLRRFNILILIFRFASLCFSLAAAIFMFSTSRVSNSPSWYDFDAFRFVAIANAIVALYSLFEVGASVWEISGGTTLFPEVLQVWFDFAHDQVFSYMLVSANSAGTELARSLKDRDATCTDNNAFCIQSDISIALGFAGFLFLGLSSLLSGFRLVSFIVNGSRFHF; from the exons ATGATCATGAGGTCGCCTCAGCGCCAGCCTCAGCCTCTGCCTGAAGACCGACTCCGAAACGGCGGAATTGAGACGCCGTCGCCGCGCCCCAGAATCCAGACTCATTTTCACTCCACCGTCTCGGAGCAGAAGCTCCGCCGCTTTAACATTTTGATCCTGATCTTCCGGTTCGCCTCCTTGTGCTTCTCCCTGGCCGCTGCCATTTTTATGTTCTCCACTTCTCGGGTCTCGAATTCGCCCAGCTGGTACGACTTCGACGCCTTTCGATTCGTCGCGATTGCCAACGCCATCGTCGCACTCTATTCGCTGTTCGAAGTCGGAGCTTCCGTTTGGGAAATCTCCGGCGGGACCACTCTCTTTCCTGAGGTTTTACAGGTCTGGTTCGACTTCGCCCACGACCAG GTATTCTCGTATATGCTGGTGTCGGCGAACTCAGCGGGGACGGAGCTGGCACGATCTTTGAAGGACCGGGACGCCACGTGTACGGACAACAATGCGTTTTGCATACAATCGGACATATCTATAGCCCTAGGATTCGCCGGATTTTTGTTCCTGGGCTTGTCTTCGTTGCTTTCGGGGTTCCGACTCGTCAGTTTCATAGTCAACGGCTCTCGTTTTCATTTCTAG
- the LOC113763561 gene encoding uncharacterized protein LOC113763561: MGDSLRASNSDRILEARRAICSKKQSITHSAFAASKVLSQKALKCITSVKQQIQGSGVAGDIMVFLVTTAALEVVRRFSKAKCPFVWRALQALQILCYPPFKWLQRWQPFKGLGKHSKKLSRPMLVLSISTLFSDQPGYSTESLNDSNEIQDASSQMPRPDTSSSAEWLLELRRELRKHGMEVPERLGDDELHRYYAAVNGDFSKLVSSVKKTIDWRQSYKLFPPHELEAFSHLVFWHGHDSERRPCLIIRLGLACSNLQSDDRPLFIKAVVSQIEHGVLNLVTVDQPQIMVLMDCEGLSPFGFPIHMMRSCATLLQDHYPNRLGSLIIIRLPQLARVITQALFQVLKPATQRKVRTVGGNYQEILCQCLRPVPSFLGGNCSCSRCSDPRRVQDRDEDSALMPPEAELVANNSLHMHLPASTDTTEDRKQLKRTVIMVLLMLLMLILVILEKLYPEKLSLLYQQMTK, translated from the exons ATGGGAGACTCTTTACGGGCATCTAATTCGGATAGAATTCTTGAAGCGAGGAGGGCTATATGTAGTAAAAAGCAATCAATAACTCACTCAGCTTTTGCAGCCTCAAAAGTGTTGTCACAGAAGGCTTTGAAATGCATAACTTCGGTGAAACAGCAGATACAGGGCAGTGGGGTTGCTGGTGATATAATGGTGTTTTTAGTAACTACTGCTGCATTAGAGGTTGTGAGAAGGTTTTCAAAAGCCAAGTGTCCCTTTGTTTGGCGTGCTCTTCAGGCATTGCAGATCCTGTGTTATCCGCCATTTAAGTGGCTACAAAGGTGGCAACCTTTTAAGGGATTGGGTAAACATTCAAAG AAATTGTCCAGGCCAATGTTAGTTCTCTCAATTTCAACACTTTTCTCTGATCAACCTGGATATTCAACAGAATCCTTAAATGACAGTAATGAAATTCAAGATGCATCTTCCCAAATGCCAAGGCCAGACACTAG TTCCTCAGCAGAGTGGTTGCTAGAACTCCGCAGGGAGCTGAGAAAGCATGGCATGGAAGTACCTGAAAG GCTTGGGGATGATGAACTCCATAGATATTATGCTGCTgtaaatggtgatttttcaaagttggttTCATCAGTCAAGAAGACAATTGATTGGAGGCAGAGTTATAAGCTCTTTCCACCCCACGAACTTGAGGCTTTTTCTCATTTGGTCTTTTGGCATGGACACGATTCGGAGCGGCGACCCTGCCTCATCATTCGCCTTGGACTTGCTTGCTCCAATCTGCAATCTGATGACAGGCCACTTTTCATTAAAGCAGTTG TTTCCCAGATAGAGCATGGTGTTTTGAACTTGGTTACTGTGGATCAACCTCAGATTATGGTTTTGATGGACTGTGAGGGGCTTTCTCCATTTGGATTTCCTATACACATGATGAGATCATGTGCTACACTTCTGCAAGATCATTACCCTAACCGGCTTGGCAGTTTGATAATAATAAGGCTTCCCCAACTTGCTCGAGTAATCACACAGGCACTATTCCAA GTTCTGAAACCAGCCACACAGCGCAAAGTAAGAACTGTAGGAGGGAACTATCAGGAGATTCTCTGCCAATGCCTTCGGCCagttccctcttttcttggtgGTAATTGCTCATGCTCAAGATGTTCAGACCCGCGCAGAGTGCAGGATAGAGATGAAGACAGTGCTTTGATGCCGCCAGAAGCAGAACTTGTAGCTAATAATTCTCTACATATGCATCTTCCCGCTTCCACCGATACCACTGAGGACAGGAAGCAGTTGAAAAGGACTGTCATCATGGTTCTGCTGATGTTGTTGATGCTTATTCTTGTAATTCTCGAAAAACTTTATCCGGAAAAGCTTTCACTTTTGTACCAGCAAATGACCAAATAA